The proteins below are encoded in one region of Pseudomonadota bacterium:
- the lspA gene encoding signal peptidase II, translated as MGDRLLAKLPWITLFAAVLGFDQWTKRWIIAHFQYAQIEPVFTGFNLTRLHNEGAAFSFLANAGGWQKYFFTTLALVVSAVVIVWFWRLPRRDHKLLSAGLMSIAAGALGNAIDRMLYGHVIDFIDVYYKTWHWPAFNVADSFIFIGAALVIIDMFVNGERTDARDQRASK; from the coding sequence ATGGGCGACAGACTCTTGGCCAAGCTACCATGGATAACACTGTTCGCAGCCGTGTTGGGTTTCGATCAGTGGACGAAGCGCTGGATAATTGCGCACTTTCAATACGCGCAAATCGAACCGGTGTTTACTGGGTTCAACTTGACGCGCCTGCATAATGAGGGCGCGGCCTTTAGTTTTTTAGCCAATGCTGGCGGTTGGCAAAAGTATTTTTTTACAACGCTTGCGCTGGTGGTCAGCGCGGTCGTCATCGTGTGGTTTTGGCGCTTGCCGCGCCGTGATCACAAACTGCTATCGGCAGGCCTAATGTCCATCGCAGCGGGCGCGCTGGGGAATGCGATTGACCGCATGCTGTATGGCCATGTGATCGATTTCATCGACGTCTACTATAAGACGTGGCACTGGCCTGCGTTCAATGTGGCGGACAGCTTTATTTTTATTGGCGCCGCATTGGTCATCATCGATATGTTTGTCAATGGTGAACGCACAGACGCCCGCGATCAGCGGGCGTCCAAATAA
- the ileS gene encoding isoleucine--tRNA ligase encodes MKANLAQREPQMLKSWYENDLYSQIRKASAGRPKFVLLDGPPYANGAIHIGHAVNKALKDMIVRCRTLAGFDAPYVPGWDCHGLPIELQVEKKHGRVGKKLDGKAFRQACRDYAHRQIKGQAEGFKRLGVLADYEHPYLTLSPDFEANQLRAFGQMIKRGHLYKGYKPVHWCLDCRSALAEAEVEYQDKTSPSIDVRFAVTDTDDLAKRVGDLPGQGTISVIIWTTTPWTLPANQAVAVHADLDYALVQREDERVVVAAELVEAVMARAGDDNHTVLATFKGDLIKGLMVTHPFMEGRIVPVITGEHVTLEAGTGLVHTAPAHGVEDFQAGVEFNLPMDNPVGDNGCYVDSLPHFGGQHVFRANESIVSLLHSEGSLFHVESYEHSYPHCWRHKTPVIFRATPQWFISMEQNGLRRDALDAIETVQWVPDWGQQRIEGMVDGRPDWCISRQRTWGVPIALFIHRETDALHPRTDELLEQVAKRVERDGIDAWFELDPEELLGDEAKDYRKVTDIMDVWFDSGVVHYCVGSAREQLGWPVDLYLEGSDQHRGWFQSSLLTSVAMYGKAPYRAVLTHGFTVDENGRKMSKSEGNVIAPQTIFSDLGADVLRLWVAAADYRNEMSVSEVILKRISDSYRRMRNTARFLLGNMDGFTPDDAVAPADMVALDRWAVARAAALQKEIDADYTDYRFHRVYQKIHNFCVTEMSGFYLDIIKDRLYTTAADSLARRSAQTALWHIAEALVRWLAPILCFTSEEIWQALPGERDYSVMTSTWYSFPDDLDASDVQWDQVIAVRDQVKPVLESLRTEGKIGAPLDASVTLHCDETLHAALAPIKDELRFILITSYAQLRDDRDTAGATEAAEELAGKLWVSAEAVEYKKCERCWHRRQEVGSIVAHPTLCARCVTNIDGSGEIRLYA; translated from the coding sequence ATGAAGGCGAATCTTGCCCAGCGTGAGCCGCAGATGCTCAAAAGCTGGTATGAAAATGACCTCTATAGCCAGATTCGTAAAGCCAGCGCGGGACGTCCGAAGTTTGTTCTGTTGGATGGCCCGCCCTACGCCAACGGTGCCATCCATATCGGTCATGCGGTCAATAAGGCACTCAAAGACATGATTGTGCGCTGTCGCACGCTGGCGGGGTTTGATGCCCCGTATGTGCCAGGCTGGGATTGCCACGGCCTACCGATTGAATTGCAGGTAGAGAAAAAGCACGGTCGAGTGGGTAAGAAGCTCGACGGGAAAGCGTTTCGCCAGGCCTGTCGTGACTATGCCCATCGCCAGATCAAGGGTCAGGCCGAAGGATTTAAGCGCCTCGGTGTGCTGGCTGACTACGAACACCCTTATTTGACGCTGTCGCCCGATTTTGAGGCAAACCAACTGCGAGCGTTTGGTCAAATGATCAAACGCGGTCACCTGTATAAAGGCTATAAACCGGTGCACTGGTGTCTGGACTGTCGCAGCGCTCTGGCAGAGGCCGAAGTCGAATATCAGGACAAAACGTCGCCGTCGATCGACGTGCGCTTCGCGGTGACCGACACCGATGACCTCGCAAAGCGCGTGGGTGATCTGCCGGGGCAGGGGACCATCTCCGTTATCATCTGGACCACGACACCCTGGACGTTACCCGCGAACCAGGCGGTGGCCGTGCACGCCGATCTTGACTACGCCTTGGTGCAGCGAGAAGACGAACGGGTGGTGGTGGCAGCGGAGCTCGTCGAGGCGGTGATGGCCCGTGCCGGTGATGACAATCACACCGTGTTGGCCACGTTTAAAGGCGACCTGATCAAAGGCCTCATGGTGACGCATCCGTTTATGGAGGGCAGGATTGTGCCCGTGATCACGGGCGAACACGTGACACTCGAGGCGGGTACCGGGCTTGTGCACACGGCCCCGGCTCATGGGGTCGAAGATTTTCAGGCAGGCGTTGAATTTAACCTGCCCATGGATAACCCCGTGGGTGACAATGGTTGCTATGTCGATAGTCTTCCGCACTTTGGTGGTCAGCACGTGTTTCGGGCGAACGAATCAATTGTCAGTCTGTTGCACAGCGAAGGTAGCCTGTTCCACGTGGAATCGTACGAACACAGTTATCCACACTGTTGGCGCCACAAAACGCCCGTTATTTTTCGCGCTACACCGCAGTGGTTCATCAGCATGGAGCAGAACGGTCTTCGGCGCGATGCGCTCGACGCGATCGAAACCGTGCAGTGGGTGCCTGATTGGGGGCAACAGCGTATTGAAGGCATGGTCGACGGTCGTCCCGACTGGTGTATCTCGCGACAACGCACATGGGGTGTACCGATCGCGCTCTTTATTCATCGTGAAACCGATGCGCTTCATCCGCGCACCGACGAACTGCTCGAGCAGGTTGCGAAACGGGTGGAGCGAGACGGTATCGATGCGTGGTTCGAACTCGACCCGGAAGAGTTGTTAGGTGACGAGGCGAAGGACTACCGAAAAGTCACCGATATCATGGATGTCTGGTTCGATTCGGGTGTTGTTCACTACTGTGTGGGTAGCGCACGCGAACAACTTGGCTGGCCGGTTGATTTGTATTTGGAAGGGTCGGATCAGCATCGCGGCTGGTTCCAAAGTTCGCTCTTAACCTCGGTCGCGATGTATGGAAAGGCGCCGTATCGAGCCGTGCTCACCCATGGTTTCACGGTCGATGAGAATGGCCGCAAGATGTCGAAATCGGAGGGCAATGTCATCGCGCCCCAAACGATTTTTTCCGATCTGGGGGCAGACGTACTGCGTTTGTGGGTCGCGGCGGCCGACTATCGTAACGAAATGAGTGTGTCAGAGGTTATCCTTAAGCGCATCTCCGACTCTTATCGCCGCATGCGTAACACGGCGCGGTTTTTGCTCGGCAACATGGACGGCTTCACGCCTGACGACGCGGTGGCGCCCGCTGACATGGTAGCGCTTGATCGTTGGGCGGTTGCGCGCGCCGCCGCGCTACAAAAAGAAATCGATGCCGACTACACCGATTATCGCTTTCACCGCGTTTATCAAAAAATTCACAACTTCTGCGTCACTGAGATGAGTGGTTTTTATCTCGATATTATTAAGGATCGCTTGTACACCACCGCAGCCGACAGTCTCGCCCGACGTTCGGCGCAGACCGCGCTGTGGCACATTGCCGAAGCGCTCGTGCGTTGGTTGGCTCCCATTTTGTGCTTTACCAGCGAGGAGATCTGGCAGGCACTACCCGGCGAACGCGATTATTCGGTGATGACATCCACCTGGTACTCGTTCCCTGACGACCTCGACGCGTCGGATGTTCAGTGGGACCAGGTGATTGCTGTTCGCGATCAGGTTAAGCCGGTGCTTGAGTCGCTGCGCACAGAAGGAAAGATCGGTGCGCCGCTCGATGCGTCTGTGACGCTGCATTGTGATGAGACGCTGCATGCTGCGCTGGCGCCGATCAAAGATGAGCTGCGTTTCATTCTGATTACGTCGTATGCGCAGCTGCGCGATGATCGCGATACGGCCGGCGCAACCGAGGCCGCCGAGGAGCTTGCGGGCAAGCTATGGGTGTCTGCCGAAGCGGTGGAGTATAAAAAGTGCGAACGGTGTTGGCACCGGCGTCAGGAAGTCGGCTCGATCGTAGCCCACCCAACTTTATGTGCGCGTTGTGTCACGAATATCGACGGTTCTGGCGAAATTCGGCTGTACGCGTAA
- a CDS encoding bifunctional riboflavin kinase/FAD synthetase: protein MKLLRRFQQCPELADGAVVTIGNYDGVHRGHQALLQRVVEEGRSRALRTCVMSFEPMPREFFGRAPSPGRLTTWRERFEYIRQAQIDVLYLTPFSHAIAGLSPDDFVTDILVKKLHVKLLYVGDDFRFGKKRAGDIDTLRGLGRQLGFEVAQLPSECLNGERVSSSLIRDALLAGDVPRAERLLGRPFAMSGRVIRGKRLGRELGFPTANIHPRRNSLPMSGIFAVRASWEGQSRLGVANLGFRPTVGGGDALLEVHVFDFNGDLYGKRLTVEFVGKLRDEEHFESLDEMVVQMHQDVADARALLAALS, encoded by the coding sequence TTGAAACTCCTACGCCGCTTTCAACAGTGTCCGGAACTTGCCGACGGGGCGGTCGTCACGATCGGAAATTACGATGGTGTGCACCGTGGACATCAGGCCTTGCTCCAGCGCGTGGTCGAGGAAGGCCGGTCACGGGCGTTACGCACCTGCGTGATGAGCTTCGAACCCATGCCGCGCGAATTCTTTGGACGGGCGCCATCGCCCGGCCGACTGACCACCTGGCGGGAGCGATTTGAATACATACGCCAGGCGCAAATCGATGTGCTGTACCTCACCCCATTTTCTCATGCGATTGCGGGCTTGAGTCCTGACGATTTCGTGACCGACATATTGGTCAAGAAACTACACGTTAAATTGCTGTATGTGGGCGATGATTTTCGTTTTGGTAAAAAACGAGCGGGCGACATCGACACGTTGCGCGGATTGGGACGCCAATTGGGGTTTGAGGTGGCTCAGCTTCCGTCTGAGTGTCTCAACGGCGAACGGGTGAGCAGTTCGCTGATTCGCGACGCGCTACTGGCGGGGGATGTGCCCCGCGCTGAACGATTGCTGGGTCGGCCCTTTGCAATGAGCGGGCGGGTGATTCGCGGCAAGCGTCTGGGCCGCGAACTTGGGTTTCCGACTGCGAATATCCACCCTCGACGCAACAGTCTACCGATGTCCGGTATTTTTGCGGTTCGCGCCTCGTGGGAGGGGCAGAGTCGGCTGGGGGTAGCGAACCTCGGTTTTCGTCCGACCGTCGGCGGGGGCGACGCACTGCTGGAGGTGCACGTGTTTGACTTCAACGGTGATCTGTACGGCAAGCGGCTCACGGTGGAATTTGTGGGTAAGCTTCGCGACGAAGAGCACTTTGAAAGCCTGGACGAGATGGTGGTCCAAATGCATCAGGATGTGGCGGACGCAAGGGCACTGCTGGCGGCCTTGAGCTGA
- the murJ gene encoding murein biosynthesis integral membrane protein MurJ — MSNPLKSTGLVGVWTLLSRVLGLIRDVVFARFFGAGAGMDVFVVAFQIPNFMRRLFAEGAFSQAFVPVLGEVHSAGDAARTHALINRVAGTLGAILLVVTVVCALAAPLLVWLFASGFADDPAKFELASDLLRITVWYLLFISLTALAGGVLNTYGRFGAPAFTPVLLNVCLISAVVFFSARFERPMVGLAWGVFLAGVTQLAFQLPFLRASGYTPRPVWAWQDTYVQKIVRLMLPALFGASIAQVNLIIDRAIASYLEDGAISWLYYSDRLLEFPLGVFTIALATVVLPFLTKQHATRNTALFSATLDWAQRLVVLITVPAAVGLFLLAGPLIATVFQYDAFDATDTYQSVFSLSAYALGLVGFSFVKVLVPGYFSRQDAKTPVRIGVIAMLFNIVANLALVLPMRHYEFVAPHMGLALATSLAAWLNAALLWRGLRRDGVMQVQPGWGKLLLKVSAATLVMGVLLLTFKGATAEWVAWSLGERVRTLVALILASMLVYFAMLALLGVRIRALRHPQSSDEAPSSQP; from the coding sequence ATGTCTAATCCGCTCAAATCGACGGGGCTGGTGGGCGTGTGGACACTCCTCTCTCGGGTGCTCGGTCTCATCCGCGATGTGGTATTCGCCCGTTTCTTCGGGGCGGGGGCCGGCATGGACGTCTTTGTTGTGGCGTTCCAAATTCCCAATTTTATGCGTCGGCTGTTCGCGGAGGGCGCGTTCTCGCAGGCGTTTGTGCCCGTGCTTGGCGAAGTGCACAGCGCCGGGGACGCGGCGCGCACCCATGCGCTGATCAATCGCGTCGCCGGTACGCTCGGTGCGATTCTATTGGTTGTCACCGTGGTGTGTGCGCTCGCCGCACCGCTGCTCGTTTGGCTATTTGCGTCTGGGTTTGCCGACGATCCCGCCAAGTTTGAATTGGCCTCCGATCTGTTGCGCATCACGGTCTGGTATCTGTTGTTTATTTCGCTCACGGCGTTGGCCGGTGGCGTGCTTAACACGTACGGCCGGTTCGGCGCGCCGGCGTTTACGCCGGTGTTGCTCAACGTGTGTTTGATCAGTGCGGTGGTGTTCTTCAGTGCACGTTTTGAGCGGCCGATGGTCGGTTTGGCTTGGGGTGTGTTCCTGGCGGGTGTCACTCAGCTGGCGTTTCAGCTTCCGTTTCTTCGCGCCTCCGGCTACACGCCGCGACCAGTGTGGGCGTGGCAGGACACGTACGTGCAGAAGATCGTGCGCCTCATGTTGCCGGCGTTGTTCGGTGCGTCCATTGCGCAAGTAAATCTCATTATCGATCGCGCGATTGCTAGCTATCTCGAAGATGGGGCGATCTCATGGCTGTACTATTCGGATCGACTTCTTGAGTTTCCACTCGGTGTTTTTACCATCGCCCTGGCGACCGTGGTGCTACCGTTCTTGACCAAACAACACGCCACGCGCAACACCGCGCTGTTTAGCGCCACGCTCGACTGGGCGCAGCGACTGGTGGTGCTCATTACTGTGCCGGCTGCGGTGGGTTTGTTCTTACTCGCCGGTCCGCTGATCGCTACCGTGTTCCAATACGATGCGTTTGACGCCACCGACACCTATCAGTCGGTATTTAGTTTGTCGGCGTATGCGCTGGGTTTGGTCGGGTTTTCGTTCGTCAAAGTGTTGGTGCCGGGTTACTTCTCAAGGCAGGACGCCAAAACGCCTGTGCGCATTGGCGTCATCGCCATGTTGTTTAATATCGTGGCCAACCTCGCGCTGGTGTTGCCAATGCGGCATTACGAGTTTGTCGCGCCCCACATGGGGCTGGCGCTCGCCACGTCGCTGGCGGCGTGGCTCAATGCCGCGCTGTTGTGGCGAGGTTTGCGTCGCGATGGCGTCATGCAGGTGCAACCTGGTTGGGGCAAGCTGCTGCTTAAAGTGAGCGCGGCGACACTGGTGATGGGCGTGCTGTTACTCACCTTTAAAGGCGCCACGGCGGAGTGGGTGGCGTGGTCGCTGGGCGAGCGGGTCCGCACACTGGTTGCACTGATTCTTGCGAGCATGCTGGTTTACTTTGCTATGCTCGCCCTACTCGGGGTGAGAATCCGCGCGCTGCGTCACCCGCAGTCCTCCGATGAGGCCCCATCGAGTCAGCCCTAA
- the rpsT gene encoding 30S ribosomal protein S20, with amino-acid sequence MANSKQAIKRARQNVKRRAHNMALRSKVRTYVKKVITAIEAGDKAAATAAMKVAEPVIDSMVNKGIFSKNKAARHKRRLVAKVNALS; translated from the coding sequence ATGGCCAACTCGAAACAGGCGATCAAACGCGCCCGTCAAAATGTGAAACGCCGCGCCCACAACATGGCGCTTCGTTCAAAAGTTCGTACCTACGTGAAGAAGGTAATCACCGCCATTGAGGCTGGCGATAAAGCCGCCGCCACCGCTGCGATGAAAGTCGCTGAGCCGGTGATCGATTCAATGGTTAACAAGGGCATTTTTTCGAAGAACAAAGCAGCGCGTCACAAGCGCCGCCTTGTCGCGAAAGTCAACGCCCTGAGTTAA
- the cgtA gene encoding Obg family GTPase CgtA: MKFVDEATVRVSGGRGGNGSASFRREKYVEKGGPDGGDGGRGGSVYLVGDSGINTLADFRVTRKYRAEDGKPGARREMTGRSGEDTLVRVPVGTTISDLDSGEILGDVTRHEQRLLVASGGEAGIGNVHFKSSTNRAPRQFTPGKPGESRHLLLELKLLADVGLLGMPNAGKSTLIRAMSGARPKVAAYPFTTLHPSLGVVQVESDRSFVMADIPGLIEGAADGAGLGIRFLRHLKRTRLLLHLVDVWPMDPSTDPVVEINAILRELSRFSDELYARERWLVLNKMDLGPEDEQSKRCDDIVARSGFAGRVYRISAISGQGTKQLARDIMVALETMAEEEAAAPPSQGASLDNASFD, from the coding sequence ATGAAATTTGTAGATGAAGCGACGGTGCGAGTGAGCGGCGGCCGCGGCGGCAATGGCAGCGCCAGTTTTCGACGCGAGAAGTACGTAGAAAAAGGCGGTCCGGATGGCGGTGATGGTGGCCGCGGCGGCAGTGTCTACTTGGTGGGCGACTCGGGTATCAACACCTTGGCTGATTTTCGCGTCACGCGTAAGTATCGAGCTGAGGACGGCAAGCCCGGTGCCCGTCGTGAGATGACGGGCCGCAGCGGTGAAGACACCCTGGTGCGTGTGCCGGTGGGCACCACCATTTCCGATCTCGACTCCGGTGAGATATTGGGCGACGTCACGCGTCACGAGCAGCGACTGCTCGTGGCATCGGGCGGCGAGGCCGGAATCGGTAACGTGCACTTTAAAAGCAGCACCAACCGCGCGCCGAGGCAGTTTACACCCGGTAAACCCGGGGAATCGCGCCACCTGTTGCTCGAACTTAAACTATTGGCGGATGTGGGCCTGCTGGGCATGCCAAATGCGGGCAAATCGACCCTGATTCGAGCGATGTCTGGTGCGCGTCCCAAAGTGGCCGCCTATCCATTCACCACTTTGCACCCAAGCCTCGGTGTTGTGCAGGTCGAGAGCGATCGCAGTTTTGTGATGGCGGATATTCCCGGCTTGATTGAGGGCGCGGCCGACGGCGCGGGACTGGGCATTCGATTTTTACGGCACCTCAAGCGCACGCGCTTGCTGCTGCATCTGGTCGACGTTTGGCCGATGGATCCGTCGACGGACCCAGTGGTTGAAATCAATGCCATATTGCGCGAATTAAGCCGCTTCAGCGATGAACTCTACGCGCGTGAGCGCTGGCTTGTGCTCAATAAAATGGATTTAGGGCCAGAAGACGAGCAGTCTAAACGCTGCGACGACATTGTGGCTCGGTCCGGTTTTGCGGGTCGGGTGTATCGCATCAGTGCCATCAGTGGCCAAGGTACGAAACAACTGGCGCGGGATATTATGGTCGCGCTGGAAACGATGGCCGAGGAGGAGGCGGCAGCGCCACCAAGTCAGGGTGCTAGCCTTGATAACGCCTCGTTTGATTGA
- the rpmA gene encoding 50S ribosomal protein L27, with the protein MAHKKAGGSTRNGRDSQSKRLGVKRFGGEQVLAGNILIRQRGTKVHAGDNVGVGRDHTLFAKASGRVEFSTRGPKGRQFVSIVTD; encoded by the coding sequence ATGGCACATAAAAAAGCAGGCGGTAGTACTCGTAACGGCCGCGATTCCCAATCCAAACGCCTCGGTGTCAAGCGCTTTGGTGGCGAGCAGGTGCTTGCCGGCAATATTCTGATTCGTCAGCGCGGGACCAAAGTGCACGCGGGTGACAATGTCGGAGTAGGTCGTGATCACACGTTGTTCGCCAAAGCGAGCGGTCGAGTCGAGTTCTCGACGCGTGGCCCAAAAGGTCGCCAGTTCGTGAGCATTGTCACCGACTGA